A single Thunnus thynnus chromosome 6, fThuThy2.1, whole genome shotgun sequence DNA region contains:
- the mul1 gene encoding mitochondrial ubiquitin ligase activator of NFKB 1, which produces MSTGFCFELRRRCCCLSSVDRGTSENTALHAEDRRMDSGGKPSTAQIVVLATSSALTAVFYTIYRSRATTVARLKEAKKVTIDQDLKNILSETPGRCVPYAVIEGVVRSVKETLNSQFVDNCKGVIERLTLKEEKMVWNRTTHLWNNTEKVIHQRTNTVPFALGSHDEDIAATIRIVRPLDAAELDLETTYENFHPTVQSLSNVIGHFISGERPKGIHETEEMLRLGDSVTGIGELVLDNNLIKLQPPKQGFRYFLTRLDYDSLLRKQGKSVRLWRILTVVFGVAACSTLLFILWKRYVHHRQIKKERSLLEEFKEHQRKRMRDLNIEESSVSPTSCTVCLSQERSCVFLECGHVCACTQCYEALPEPKKCPICRAIIDRVVPLYNS; this is translated from the exons ATGTCTactggtttttgttttgaattgaGGAGACGCTGCTGCTGTTTAAGCTCTGTTGACAGAGGGACGAGTGAAAATACAG CGCTGCATGCTGAGGATCGCAGGATGGACTCCGGCGGGAAACCATCAACCGCACAGATCGTGGTTTTAGCCACCAGCTCAGCCCTGACTGCGGTCTTCTATACAATCTACAGGAGCAGAGCTACAACAGTGGCCAGATTAAAG GAAGCCAAGAAAGTAACTATTGACCAGGATTTGAAAAACATCCTGTCTGAAACTCCTGGAAGATGTGTCCCATACGCTGTCATAGAAG GTGTAGTGAGATCTGTGAAGGAAACTCTGAACAGCCAGTTTGTTGATAATTGTAAAGGCGTCATTGAAAGACTGACCctgaaggaggagaagatggTGTGGAATCGCACCACTCATCTCTG GAACAACACAGAGAAAGTCATCCACCAGCGCACCAACACGGTTCCATTTGCCCTCGGCTCTCACGATGAAGACATCGCTGCCACGATACGAATTGTACGTCCACTAGACGCTGCGGAATTGGACCTGGAAACCACCTACGAGAACTTCCACCCCACAGTCCAGTCCCTATCCAATGTTATCGGCCACTTCATCAGCGGGGAACGACCCAAGGGCATCCACGAAACGGAGGAGATGCTGCGGTTGGGAGACAGCGTCACAGGCATAGGAGAGCTGGTCCTAGACAACAACCTGATCAAGCTCCAACCTCCCAAGCAGGGCTTCCGTTATTTCCTCACTCGTCTGGACTACGACTCCCTTCTGAGGAAGCAGGGGAAGAGCGTCAGACTGTGGAGGATCCTGACCGTCGTCTTCGGCGTCGCCGCCTGCTCCACGCTCCTCTTCATCCTGTGGAAGCGATACGTGCACCACAGGCAGATTAAGAAGGAAAGGAGCCTGCTTGAGGAGTTCAAGGAACATCAGAGGAAACGTATGCGTGATCTCAACATTGAGGAAAGCAGCGTGTCCCCCACCAGCTGTACTGTCTGCCTGAGCCAGGAACGGTCCTGCGTGTTTCTCGAATGCGGTCACGTGTGTGCCTGCACCCAGTGCTACGAGGCCCTGCCAGAGCCAAAGAAATGCCCCATCTGCAGGGCCATTATAGACAGGGTGGTGCCTCTTTACAACAGTTAA